Proteins from a single region of Sphingomonas sp.:
- a CDS encoding RNA polymerase sigma factor, whose translation MRVEPTSSARWRRSLDEYCVIAAQAGDRAALAQLAERWHRRIVAHAWRLTGDRDAAHDIAQSAWIDIARGLAQLQDERAFPAWTYRIVTRHAGRRIARDKVSRQRLAPLDDELADPAPCDGEQAADHASLRAAVAALPAIHRAAVALHYFEELSIAETAVALGIPANTVKTRIFHARRALRAKFEGGQDA comes from the coding sequence ATGCGCGTTGAACCGACCTCGTCCGCCCGATGGCGCCGTTCGCTCGACGAATATTGCGTTATCGCGGCGCAGGCGGGCGATCGCGCGGCGTTGGCCCAACTGGCCGAGCGCTGGCACCGCCGCATTGTCGCCCATGCCTGGCGGCTGACCGGCGACCGCGACGCTGCGCACGATATCGCCCAGTCGGCCTGGATCGATATTGCGCGGGGTCTGGCGCAGTTACAGGACGAGCGCGCGTTTCCGGCATGGACCTATCGGATCGTGACGCGCCATGCCGGGCGGAGAATCGCGCGGGACAAGGTCTCCCGGCAGCGATTGGCGCCGCTGGATGACGAACTGGCCGACCCCGCGCCCTGTGATGGCGAACAGGCGGCGGACCACGCCAGCCTGCGCGCCGCAGTCGCCGCATTGCCCGCCATCCACCGCGCCGCCGTGGCGCTTCATTATTTCGAGGAACTTAGCATCGCCGAAACCGCAGTAGCGCTCGGTATCCCGGCCAACACGGTGAAGACGCGCATATTCCATGCGCGCCGGGCACTGCGCGCCAAATTCGAAGGAGGACAGGATGCGTGA
- a CDS encoding TrkH family potassium uptake protein, translated as MSSALAGPVTNAPRTGQLRPVAYLVGQVLLATAAMMVFPLIVDVVQHNPDWQAFAVATGLSSAVGGLLSWWGRGTVASGLTLRQAFLLTPVSWFSVCAVSALPFYFARYGIVAGSAADAFFEAASGITTTGATVLSGLEQAPPGMLLWRALLQWMGGIGIIATAIAILPALGIGGMQLFRTESSDRSEKVMPRVRQIAWAITAVYVGLTGLAAIVYWLAGMTPFDAVAHGLSSVATGGFSTSDRSFGAWEANGIQWFATLFMLSGSIPFVLYVRLIAGDRSAIWDRQVRTLLLCLTVIIGLLGSYLAVTGQYPLEPAFRHAAFNVVSVVTTTGFATTDYTLWGNVVIGLFFGLTFIGGCTGSTSGGIKIFRFEVMAVMLRTHFLRLIYPRGVFPRSYGARQLDDEVVNSVVAFFAVFFLCYAALTISLMALNLDFITSASGAATALANVGPGLGDIIGPAGNFASLPAAAKWLLGVAMLLGRLELFTVLVLFIPRFWRG; from the coding sequence ATGAGCAGCGCGCTCGCCGGCCCGGTTACGAACGCGCCGAGAACCGGACAGCTGCGGCCGGTAGCCTATCTGGTCGGCCAGGTCCTGCTCGCGACTGCGGCGATGATGGTGTTCCCGCTGATCGTCGATGTGGTGCAGCACAACCCGGACTGGCAGGCGTTCGCCGTGGCAACGGGTTTGTCCAGCGCCGTCGGCGGGCTGCTGTCCTGGTGGGGACGCGGCACGGTGGCGAGCGGCCTTACCTTGCGACAGGCTTTCCTGCTGACGCCGGTGAGCTGGTTCAGCGTCTGCGCGGTCAGCGCGCTGCCGTTCTACTTCGCGCGCTATGGTATCGTCGCCGGAAGTGCCGCCGATGCCTTTTTCGAGGCGGCCTCCGGTATCACGACGACGGGCGCCACCGTGCTGTCGGGGCTGGAGCAGGCACCGCCGGGAATGCTGCTGTGGCGCGCGCTGCTGCAATGGATGGGCGGCATCGGGATCATCGCGACTGCGATCGCAATCCTTCCGGCGCTTGGCATCGGCGGGATGCAGCTGTTCCGCACCGAATCGTCCGATCGTTCGGAAAAGGTGATGCCACGCGTTCGCCAGATCGCCTGGGCGATCACCGCGGTCTATGTCGGGCTGACCGGCTTGGCGGCGATCGTCTACTGGCTGGCGGGGATGACCCCGTTCGATGCGGTGGCGCATGGATTGAGTTCGGTCGCGACCGGCGGGTTCTCGACATCGGACAGGTCGTTCGGCGCCTGGGAGGCCAATGGCATCCAGTGGTTTGCCACGCTGTTCATGCTGTCTGGCAGCATTCCCTTCGTCCTGTATGTTCGCCTTATTGCCGGTGATCGCAGTGCGATCTGGGATCGGCAGGTGCGAACGCTGCTGCTCTGTCTGACCGTGATCATCGGTTTGTTGGGCAGCTATCTCGCTGTCACCGGCCAGTATCCGCTGGAACCTGCCTTCCGTCACGCCGCGTTCAACGTCGTTTCGGTAGTGACGACCACAGGGTTCGCCACAACCGACTACACGCTGTGGGGCAATGTCGTGATCGGACTGTTCTTCGGTCTGACCTTCATAGGCGGGTGCACCGGTTCCACCTCGGGCGGGATCAAGATCTTTCGTTTCGAGGTGATGGCGGTGATGCTGCGCACCCATTTTCTGCGGCTGATCTATCCGCGCGGTGTGTTTCCGCGATCCTATGGTGCCCGGCAACTCGACGATGAGGTCGTCAATTCGGTCGTCGCCTTCTTCGCCGTCTTCTTTCTCTGCTACGCCGCGCTCACGATCTCGCTGATGGCGTTGAACCTCGATTTCATCACGAGCGCCAGCGGCGCGGCGACAGCCCTCGCGAATGTCGGCCCTGGGCTTGGGGATATCATCGGTCCAGCCGGCAACTTCGCCAGCCTTCCGGCCGCGGCCAAGTGGCTGCTCGGCGTAGCGATGCTCCTCGGCCGGCTCGAACTGTTCACGGTGCTGGTGCTGTTCATTCCACGGTTCTGGCGCGGGTAA
- the kdpA gene encoding potassium-transporting ATPase subunit KdpA → MDAILLISLIVGGTALLSVPLGRYMRWAMDPAAPGHPHGLFARIAGPAATTEQGWKAYALTLLGFNALMFVAVVAILSLQQALPLNPDAMVALDPSLVFNTAASFVTNTNLQHYSGEASMSYFSQLGALMWMQFVSAATGIAALTALARGLAGRATMGNFLSDVQRAAFLVLLPLALVVALLLAFGGVPMTLGGSVSATTLEGTAQTIARGPVAAFVAIKQLGTNGGGFFGPNSTHPFENPTFWTNAVEMIALILIPMACVWMFGRIVGRPKHARVVFLVMLAFLTVKVAGAVTLESAPTAAFANLPIAQDVGNLEGKELRFGATTGPLWAVLTTATSNGSVGAMHDSLNPLTGLMPMIGMWLSETYGGVGVGMVNMFLYILVAVFVAGMMVGRTPEYLGHRVEGREVKLAIMALAAHALFILGGTALFAATSWGADTLNNAGPHGFSEILYEFSSAAANNGSGFEGLGDNTTPWNIATGLVMLLMRFIPIILPLAIVGSFMAKRRAAESAGTLGVEDATFGVMLAIVVVIFGALTFFPAAALGPVAEHAMLP, encoded by the coding sequence ATGGACGCCATCCTTCTCATCTCGCTGATCGTCGGCGGCACGGCTTTGCTGTCGGTCCCGCTCGGCCGCTACATGCGCTGGGCGATGGACCCGGCCGCACCGGGGCACCCGCACGGCCTGTTCGCCCGGATCGCCGGACCTGCCGCAACCACGGAACAGGGCTGGAAAGCCTATGCGCTGACGCTCCTCGGCTTCAACGCGTTGATGTTCGTCGCGGTCGTGGCGATCCTGTCGCTGCAACAGGCGCTGCCGCTCAACCCGGACGCCATGGTGGCGCTGGACCCCAGCCTGGTCTTCAACACCGCCGCCTCGTTCGTCACCAACACGAACCTGCAACATTATTCCGGCGAAGCGTCGATGAGCTATTTTTCGCAGCTCGGCGCGCTGATGTGGATGCAGTTCGTCTCCGCCGCGACCGGTATCGCCGCTCTGACGGCGCTGGCACGCGGCCTCGCTGGCAGGGCGACGATGGGCAATTTCCTGTCCGACGTGCAGCGCGCCGCGTTCCTGGTCCTGCTGCCGCTGGCACTGGTCGTCGCGCTGCTGCTGGCGTTCGGCGGCGTCCCGATGACGCTGGGCGGATCGGTGAGCGCCACGACGCTGGAGGGCACCGCGCAGACCATCGCGCGCGGACCCGTCGCGGCGTTCGTCGCGATCAAGCAACTCGGCACCAACGGCGGCGGCTTTTTCGGCCCCAATTCGACCCATCCGTTCGAGAACCCGACCTTCTGGACCAACGCGGTCGAAATGATCGCGCTCATCCTTATCCCGATGGCCTGCGTCTGGATGTTCGGCCGCATTGTCGGCCGGCCGAAACACGCCCGCGTCGTGTTCCTGGTCATGCTCGCCTTCCTGACCGTCAAGGTCGCGGGTGCCGTCACCTTGGAAAGCGCGCCGACCGCAGCCTTCGCCAACCTTCCGATCGCACAGGATGTCGGCAATCTGGAGGGCAAGGAACTGCGCTTCGGCGCCACGACCGGCCCGCTGTGGGCGGTGCTGACGACTGCGACCAGCAACGGATCGGTCGGCGCGATGCACGACAGCCTCAATCCGTTGACCGGGCTGATGCCGATGATCGGCATGTGGCTGTCGGAAACCTATGGCGGCGTCGGCGTCGGCATGGTCAACATGTTCCTCTACATCCTGGTCGCGGTGTTCGTGGCGGGGATGATGGTGGGGCGCACTCCCGAATATCTCGGCCACCGGGTCGAGGGGCGCGAGGTGAAGCTGGCGATCATGGCGCTCGCCGCGCACGCGCTGTTCATCCTGGGCGGCACCGCGCTGTTCGCCGCGACATCGTGGGGCGCCGACACGCTGAACAATGCCGGGCCGCACGGCTTCAGCGAAATCCTCTACGAATTCAGCTCCGCCGCCGCCAACAACGGCTCCGGTTTCGAAGGGCTGGGCGACAATACGACGCCGTGGAACATCGCAACCGGGCTGGTAATGCTGCTGATGCGGTTCATCCCCATCATCCTGCCGCTGGCGATCGTCGGATCGTTCATGGCGAAGCGTCGCGCGGCGGAGTCGGCCGGTACGCTGGGTGTCGAGGATGCGACCTTCGGCGTGATGCTCGCCATCGTCGTCGTGATCTTCGGCGCGCTCACCTTCTTCCCCGCCGCCGCGCTCGGCCCCGTCGCCGAACACGCGATGCTGCCCTGA
- a CDS encoding potassium-transporting ATPase subunit C — protein sequence MPIVLSSLRIFAATLLVCVVGYTLVVLGIAQAVTPATANGQLLTDAQGRVVGSRQIAQSFTSPRYFWPRPSAVDYNGRGAGGSNKSPTSPDLTERAAETVARYGATAARPLPADLAAASGAGLDPHISLAGALYQVDRVAAARGLAPAAVRALVEQRAERPGGPFTAGRIVNVLDLNLALDRQR from the coding sequence ATGCCCATCGTTCTTTCATCCCTGCGCATCTTCGCCGCGACGCTGCTGGTCTGTGTGGTCGGTTACACCTTGGTCGTGCTCGGCATCGCCCAGGCGGTGACGCCGGCCACCGCCAACGGCCAGTTGCTGACCGACGCACAGGGCCGCGTCGTCGGCAGTCGCCAGATCGCGCAGAGCTTCACCAGCCCGCGCTATTTCTGGCCGCGCCCCTCGGCGGTCGACTACAATGGTCGGGGTGCGGGCGGCAGCAATAAATCTCCCACCTCACCCGACCTGACCGAACGCGCCGCCGAGACGGTGGCCCGCTACGGCGCGACCGCCGCGCGTCCGCTGCCGGCCGATCTCGCCGCCGCGTCCGGGGCCGGGCTCGATCCGCACATCTCGCTGGCAGGCGCGCTCTATCAGGTCGATCGGGTTGCGGCGGCGCGCGGCTTGGCCCCCGCCGCGGTGCGCGCGCTGGTCGAGCAGCGCGCAGAGCGACCCGGTGGTCCCTTTACCGCCGGTCGCATCGTCAACGTGCTGGACCTGAACCTCGCGCTCGACCGGCAACGCTGA
- a CDS encoding SLC13 family permease, translated as MDIVTAFVSNHRPLLGLVFIVALFVAFASERLPPVTVAIVGAVAMIAFGWLTPDLVTQAFSNSAPITIAAFFVLSGALVRTGAIEALASAIVRRAEKAPRRTTMEMLTGAGIAPAFINNTPVVIVLIPLVRRLAKAVGIPATRLLIPLSYLSILGGTLTLIGTSTNLLVDGVARANGQPGFGIFDITGVGLVAMAAGVATMLVLGPLLLPARPDNDIADRHRLEYLTELALTERLLEKATTIGELSFLKRDAVRLVAVRRGSALLRDLPADAALESGDRLVVAASAEEIDSLARSHSVVVGLQNVGQPIRLAEDERADGVRLVGVTIAPTHPTIGGKLRAIPFLSNLRARVLGIGRARHLPGPDLGSVRLRAADSLLVAADASAVAALDENTNLIAEDTSHVRPFRRRRAPIAIATLAAVVALAAAGTAPVLSLALIGVGIVLISRCLDPEEAWASLDGSVLVLIFAMLGIGSGLEAIGTVKLVVDVVAPWLNGLSPLMLTIVLYLLTSTLTETVTNNAVAVIMTPIAIGLAQATGHDPRALIVTVMFAASASFATPIGYQTNTMVYAAADYRFADFLKIGIPMNLVVGLATCVAINMLIA; from the coding sequence ATGGATATTGTCACCGCTTTCGTAAGCAATCACCGTCCGCTGCTGGGTCTGGTCTTCATCGTCGCCCTGTTCGTGGCCTTCGCCAGCGAGCGGTTGCCTCCGGTCACGGTGGCCATCGTCGGCGCGGTCGCGATGATCGCGTTCGGCTGGCTGACGCCCGATCTCGTCACGCAAGCGTTCAGCAATTCCGCGCCGATCACAATCGCGGCGTTCTTCGTCCTGTCCGGGGCGTTGGTGCGTACAGGCGCGATCGAGGCACTGGCGAGCGCCATCGTCCGCCGCGCCGAAAAGGCGCCCCGGCGGACGACCATGGAGATGCTGACCGGCGCCGGCATCGCGCCGGCGTTCATCAACAACACGCCGGTCGTCATCGTTCTCATTCCGCTGGTCCGTCGCTTAGCCAAGGCGGTCGGCATTCCGGCCACGCGGTTGCTGATCCCTTTATCCTATCTGTCGATCCTGGGCGGCACGCTGACCCTGATCGGCACGTCGACCAATCTGCTGGTCGACGGGGTCGCGCGGGCCAACGGCCAGCCGGGGTTCGGCATCTTCGACATCACCGGCGTCGGGCTGGTGGCGATGGCGGCGGGCGTCGCGACGATGCTGGTGCTGGGACCGCTGTTGCTGCCGGCGCGGCCGGACAACGACATCGCCGATCGGCACCGGCTGGAGTATCTGACCGAACTGGCGTTAACCGAGCGGTTGCTGGAGAAGGCGACGACGATCGGCGAGCTGTCGTTCCTGAAGCGCGATGCGGTGCGGTTGGTCGCGGTCAGGCGGGGCAGCGCGCTGCTGCGCGATCTGCCGGCGGATGCCGCGCTGGAGAGCGGCGACCGGCTGGTGGTCGCCGCATCAGCGGAGGAGATCGACAGCCTCGCGCGCAGTCATTCGGTCGTGGTCGGACTGCAGAATGTCGGCCAGCCGATCCGGTTGGCGGAGGACGAGCGGGCGGACGGTGTGCGCCTGGTCGGCGTCACCATCGCGCCCACCCACCCAACGATCGGCGGGAAGCTGCGCGCGATCCCGTTCCTGTCGAACCTGCGCGCGCGCGTTCTGGGGATCGGTCGCGCGCGCCACTTGCCGGGACCGGACCTGGGCAGCGTCCGCCTGCGCGCCGCCGACAGCCTGCTGGTCGCGGCCGACGCGAGCGCCGTCGCGGCGCTGGACGAGAACACCAATCTGATCGCCGAGGATACCAGCCACGTCCGCCCGTTCCGCCGCCGCCGTGCGCCGATCGCGATCGCGACGCTGGCTGCTGTGGTCGCCCTGGCCGCGGCGGGGACCGCCCCGGTGCTGTCGCTGGCACTGATCGGGGTTGGCATCGTCCTTATCTCCCGGTGCCTGGACCCGGAGGAAGCCTGGGCATCGCTCGACGGCAGCGTGCTGGTCCTGATCTTCGCGATGCTCGGCATCGGCAGCGGGCTGGAAGCGATCGGCACCGTGAAGCTGGTCGTGGACGTGGTCGCGCCGTGGCTGAACGGCCTGTCGCCCCTGATGTTGACGATCGTTCTGTATCTGCTGACGTCGACGCTGACTGAGACGGTGACCAACAATGCCGTCGCGGTTATCATGACCCCGATCGCGATCGGCCTGGCCCAGGCGACCGGCCATGACCCGAGGGCGCTGATCGTGACCGTGATGTTTGCCGCCTCCGCCAGTTTCGCGACGCCGATCGGCTATCAGACCAATACGATGGTCTATGCCGCGGCCGACTATCGCTTCGCGGACTTCCTGAAGATCGGGATCCCGATGAACCTAGTCGTCGGGTTAGCCACCTGTGTCGCGATCAACATGCTGATCGCGTGA
- the kdpF gene encoding K(+)-transporting ATPase subunit F: MTLELWLGAIVATGLLFYLGFALARPERF, encoded by the coding sequence ATGACGCTCGAACTCTGGCTCGGCGCGATCGTCGCCACCGGCCTGCTCTTCTATCTCGGCTTCGCGCTGGCACGGCCGGAACGGTTCTGA
- a CDS encoding DUF6768 family protein: protein MRDLDDDTIDAAIVAEEAALLRAIGEEPGYLTQARSIFRGGTGWVNVVLMVAQTGLFVAGVYCGWRFFQANAPLNALRWGFPSAVLLQMSLAIKLSLWPAIHANRVLRAIKRLEIELRRN, encoded by the coding sequence ATGCGTGATCTGGATGACGACACGATCGATGCCGCGATCGTCGCGGAGGAGGCTGCGTTGTTGCGGGCTATTGGGGAGGAGCCGGGATATCTGACCCAGGCGCGCAGCATCTTCCGCGGGGGCACCGGTTGGGTGAACGTGGTGCTGATGGTCGCCCAGACCGGATTGTTCGTTGCGGGTGTGTATTGCGGATGGCGCTTCTTCCAAGCGAATGCGCCACTGAACGCCCTGCGTTGGGGTTTCCCATCGGCCGTGCTGCTGCAGATGTCGCTGGCGATCAAGCTGTCGCTCTGGCCGGCGATCCATGCGAACCGCGTGCTGCGGGCGATCAAACGGCTGGAGATCGAGTTGCGGCGCAACTGA
- a CDS encoding TorF family putative porin, with translation MLKTSFAGAIVLAMMATPALGQSADAPSASLSVSGSATLTSDYRFRGVSQSDGGAAVQAGITVAHDSGVYAGVWGSSLAGWGTFGGPNMELDLIGGVKRSFAGGTIDAGLTWFMYPGGAKTTDFGEAFLKLTVTTGPVTLTGAVAYAPKQRALGRVFDTGAAAAAGTPIRPGAKGDNLYLSGDGALTLTGTPVTLKAHIGHSRGNRGLGPNATSVAPTGRYWDWSLGADVTPVSGLTLGVAWVGTDIGRRESAHLQPIFSRGQDGSGSIAGSTLIASLTASF, from the coding sequence ATGTTGAAGACGAGTTTTGCCGGCGCGATCGTGCTGGCGATGATGGCCACCCCCGCGCTGGGACAATCCGCGGATGCCCCCTCGGCTTCGCTGAGCGTCAGCGGATCCGCCACGCTCACCAGCGACTATCGCTTCCGCGGCGTGTCGCAGAGCGATGGCGGTGCCGCGGTGCAGGCCGGGATCACGGTGGCGCATGACAGCGGGGTATATGCTGGCGTCTGGGGTTCGAGCCTGGCCGGATGGGGCACGTTCGGCGGACCCAATATGGAACTGGACCTGATCGGTGGCGTGAAGCGGTCGTTCGCGGGCGGGACAATTGACGCCGGGCTGACCTGGTTCATGTATCCGGGCGGCGCGAAGACGACTGATTTCGGCGAAGCGTTCTTGAAGCTGACGGTCACGACCGGTCCCGTCACGCTGACGGGCGCGGTCGCCTATGCGCCAAAGCAGCGCGCGCTGGGCCGCGTGTTCGATACCGGCGCGGCCGCCGCGGCGGGGACACCGATCCGGCCCGGCGCGAAGGGCGACAATCTGTATCTTTCGGGCGATGGCGCGCTGACGCTCACCGGGACGCCCGTCACGCTGAAGGCGCATATCGGCCATTCACGCGGGAATCGCGGGCTTGGCCCGAACGCAACCAGCGTCGCACCGACCGGGCGGTATTGGGATTGGTCGCTGGGCGCTGACGTGACGCCAGTATCCGGGCTGACGCTCGGTGTCGCGTGGGTCGGCACCGACATCGGGCGACGCGAATCGGCCCATCTCCAGCCTATCTTCTCGCGCGGGCAAGACGGCAGCGGCTCGATCGCAGGATCGACGCTGATCGCCTCGCTGACCGCCAGCTTCTGA
- the trkA gene encoding Trk system potassium transporter TrkA → MRVVICGAGQVGTTIARHLASEGINVTVIDIDADQIRRVDESYDVRGVLGHGSHPSALDKAGARGADMLIAVTRSDEVNMVACQVAYSLFKVKRRVARLRHTGYLAQDKTGLYAAEHLPIDVIISPEIEIAEGIAHRLRTPGAFDMVPMADGKVELLGIHADRADCALIGRRFGELAEVSGMTVAAVVRSERCFVPDADDRLELGDDLYVIALTDRVEAVMAAFGHRERIARRVIIIGAGNIGLHLARGLSQSSPRIDIKVIEQDTARAEHAARELGTAAVVLRGDVLDRDVQEQAQVATADTIVAVTNDDETNVFASVLAKRAGCRRAITLVNKRSYEGLIPTLGIDAVVSPSAVTISTVLRHVRHGAIMALYTLREDFGEVIEAQIGPDSKLLRRPIDALGLPQGMRIGAVVRDGEAMIATGSTELQTGDRVVALVTYNALRLAESLLGGGKRTAA, encoded by the coding sequence ATGCGAGTAGTGATCTGTGGGGCCGGTCAGGTCGGCACCACCATTGCGCGCCATCTCGCGTCCGAAGGTATCAACGTCACGGTCATCGACATTGACGCGGATCAGATCCGCCGGGTCGACGAAAGCTACGATGTTCGCGGCGTGCTGGGGCATGGTTCCCATCCCAGCGCGCTGGACAAGGCCGGCGCGCGGGGCGCCGACATGCTGATCGCCGTGACCCGCTCCGACGAGGTCAATATGGTGGCCTGCCAGGTCGCCTATTCGCTGTTCAAGGTGAAGCGCCGCGTCGCCCGGTTGCGGCACACCGGTTATCTCGCGCAGGACAAGACCGGCCTGTATGCGGCCGAGCACCTGCCGATCGACGTCATCATCTCGCCCGAGATCGAGATCGCCGAGGGCATCGCGCACCGCCTTCGCACCCCAGGTGCTTTCGACATGGTGCCGATGGCGGACGGCAAGGTCGAACTGCTCGGCATTCACGCCGATCGCGCGGACTGTGCGCTGATCGGGCGCCGCTTCGGCGAGTTAGCCGAAGTATCCGGAATGACGGTCGCGGCTGTGGTGCGGAGCGAACGCTGCTTCGTGCCGGATGCCGATGACCGTCTGGAACTGGGCGACGACCTCTATGTGATCGCGCTGACGGATCGGGTCGAGGCCGTGATGGCGGCGTTCGGCCACCGCGAGCGGATCGCGCGCCGGGTCATCATCATTGGTGCAGGCAACATCGGGCTCCACTTGGCACGCGGCCTGAGCCAGTCATCGCCCCGCATCGACATCAAGGTGATCGAGCAGGACACGGCGCGCGCGGAACATGCCGCCCGCGAACTCGGCACTGCCGCCGTGGTGCTCCGCGGGGACGTCCTGGATCGCGACGTCCAGGAACAGGCACAGGTTGCGACCGCCGACACAATCGTCGCGGTGACCAACGACGATGAAACCAATGTCTTCGCGTCGGTCCTCGCGAAACGGGCCGGATGTCGCCGCGCCATCACGTTGGTGAACAAGCGTTCCTACGAAGGGCTTATTCCGACGCTCGGCATCGACGCCGTCGTTAGTCCCAGCGCCGTGACCATCTCGACCGTGCTTCGGCATGTCCGCCACGGCGCCATCATGGCGCTTTACACGCTGCGCGAAGATTTTGGCGAAGTGATCGAGGCTCAGATCGGTCCGGACTCGAAGCTGCTGCGTCGACCCATTGATGCGCTTGGTCTGCCACAGGGGATGCGGATCGGCGCGGTTGTTCGCGATGGCGAGGCGATGATCGCGACCGGTAGCACGGAGCTTCAGACGGGGGACCGTGTGGTGGCGCTGGTCACCTACAACGCCCTGCGGCTCGCGGAATCGCTGTTGGGCGGCGGCAAGCGGACGGCGGCATGA
- the kdpB gene encoding potassium-transporting ATPase subunit KdpB: MAKSSRGMFDPALIGPAVRDAFVKLDPRTLVRKPVMFTTAIVAVLLTVLALLGLAPGSAAFQVQLVFWMWLTVLFGNFAEALAEGRGKAQAASLRGTKAELRAKKLIGVADAWELVPASRLAKGDMVLVETGDLIPSDGEVIAGVASVNEAAITGESAPVIREAGGDRSAVTAGTRVISDQIKVRVTVEPGQGFLDRMIALVEGAERQKTPNEIALSVLLVGLTIIFLIAVGTIPAFAAYAGGGVPVALLAALLIALIPTTIAALLSAIGIAGMDRMVRFNVLAKSGRAVEAAGDIDVLLLDKTGTVTVGDRHAVEFRALAGVVPMALAEAAHLASLADETPEGRSIVTLAEEKFALKLNALPADAEIIAFSAQTRLSGVKTGDRLIQKGAIDAILRANPDSDATELRRFAEEIARAGGTPLAVAQDGRLLGVIHLKDILKAGIRERFAELRRMGIRTVMITGDNPLTAAAIAAEAGLDDFLAEATPEDKLARIRSEQAEGRLVAMCGDGTNDAPALAQADVGIAMNTGTQAAREAGNMVDLDSDPTKLIEVVGLGKQLLMTRGSLTTFSIANDVAKYFAIIPALFAAFYPALGVLNLMALASQESAILSAIIFNAIIIPLLVPLALRGVPYKPIGAAQLLVRNLGLYGVGGLIAPFVGIKLIDILVNALGLV; encoded by the coding sequence ATCGCGAAATCATCCCGAGGGATGTTCGATCCCGCGTTGATCGGTCCGGCGGTGCGTGACGCATTCGTGAAGCTGGATCCGCGCACCCTGGTCCGCAAGCCGGTTATGTTCACCACCGCCATCGTCGCGGTGCTACTGACGGTGCTGGCGCTGCTCGGTCTCGCACCGGGCAGCGCAGCGTTTCAGGTGCAACTCGTCTTCTGGATGTGGCTGACCGTGCTGTTCGGCAATTTCGCCGAGGCGCTAGCCGAAGGCCGGGGCAAGGCGCAGGCCGCGTCGCTACGCGGCACCAAGGCGGAGCTGCGGGCCAAGAAGCTGATCGGTGTCGCCGATGCGTGGGAACTGGTCCCCGCATCCCGGCTGGCGAAGGGCGACATGGTGCTGGTCGAAACCGGCGACCTGATCCCGTCCGACGGCGAGGTGATCGCCGGAGTGGCGAGCGTCAACGAAGCCGCGATTACCGGCGAGAGCGCGCCCGTGATCCGCGAGGCGGGCGGCGACCGTTCGGCGGTGACGGCGGGAACGCGGGTCATATCCGATCAGATTAAGGTGCGCGTCACGGTCGAACCCGGCCAGGGCTTCCTCGACCGCATGATCGCTCTGGTCGAGGGGGCGGAGCGGCAGAAGACGCCGAACGAGATCGCGCTGAGCGTGCTGCTCGTCGGCCTAACCATCATCTTCCTGATCGCGGTCGGCACCATCCCCGCGTTCGCTGCCTATGCCGGCGGCGGGGTGCCGGTAGCGCTGCTCGCGGCGCTGCTGATCGCGCTCATCCCAACGACGATCGCGGCTTTGCTGTCGGCGATCGGCATCGCGGGCATGGACCGGATGGTGCGTTTCAACGTGCTCGCCAAGTCGGGCCGCGCGGTCGAGGCGGCGGGCGATATCGACGTGCTGCTGCTCGACAAGACCGGCACGGTCACGGTGGGCGATCGCCACGCGGTCGAATTCCGCGCGCTGGCCGGTGTCGTGCCGATGGCGCTGGCCGAGGCGGCGCATCTCGCCAGCCTGGCCGACGAGACACCCGAAGGCCGTTCGATCGTCACGCTGGCCGAAGAGAAGTTCGCGCTTAAGCTGAACGCGCTACCGGCGGACGCGGAGATCATCGCGTTCAGCGCGCAGACCCGCTTGTCCGGCGTGAAGACCGGCGACCGGCTGATCCAGAAGGGCGCGATCGATGCGATCCTGCGCGCGAACCCGGACAGCGACGCGACCGAACTGCGCCGCTTCGCCGAGGAGATCGCCCGCGCCGGCGGCACCCCGCTGGCGGTGGCGCAGGACGGCCGGCTGCTGGGCGTCATCCACCTGAAGGATATCCTGAAAGCCGGCATCCGCGAACGCTTCGCCGAACTGCGCCGGATGGGCATCCGCACGGTGATGATCACCGGCGACAACCCGCTGACCGCCGCCGCGATCGCTGCCGAGGCGGGGCTGGACGATTTCCTCGCCGAGGCGACGCCCGAGGACAAGCTGGCCCGGATCCGTTCCGAACAGGCCGAGGGGCGGCTGGTCGCGATGTGCGGCGACGGCACCAACGACGCGCCCGCACTCGCGCAGGCCGACGTCGGCATCGCGATGAACACCGGCACCCAGGCGGCGCGCGAGGCCGGCAACATGGTCGACCTCGACAGCGACCCGACCAAGCTGATCGAGGTCGTCGGCCTCGGCAAGCAGCTGCTGATGACGCGCGGCAGCCTGACGACCTTCTCGATCGCCAACGACGTGGCGAAATATTTCGCGATCATCCCCGCGCTGTTCGCCGCCTTCTATCCCGCGCTGGGCGTCCTCAACCTGATGGCGCTGGCCAGCCAGGAAAGCGCGATCCTGTCGGCGATCATCTTCAACGCGATCATCATCCCGCTGCTGGTGCCGCTGGCGCTGCGCGGCGTGCCCTACAAGCCGATCGGGGCGGCGCAGCTACTGGTCCGCAATCTCGGCCTTTACGGCGTCGGCGGGCTGATCGCGCCGTTCGTCGGCATCAAGCTGATCGACATCCTCGTCAACGCGCTCGGCCTGGTCTGA